One segment of Bacteroides caecimuris DNA contains the following:
- a CDS encoding LamG-like jellyroll fold domain-containing protein produces MKIVKYFFFASLLALGACGDDDNNKDNGTLADVVELKVDLTDISIAQGDERIVNILSGNGEYVVVSANDKVVTAEVEGNTVKLKALERDNHAQSVVYLTDKYEQRVKIMVTTAATFDLKLSQTLFTLYSQVEGADEAEVRIYTGNGGYTVGFHQEEGEIAVPDCIQLYTDALEETEKFRIKGIAQGSAELEVKDRQGKTAYVTVNVIAPKPILTDADEDGVTINGAQGKKKVRIIGGNGEYKILDSGDAKIMRLEIYGNEVTVIGRRVGTTSFTITDAKNQVSKQITVDILPGEPQYMNLGRDYGVWTHFGEMVGEGAAAIKEKTNNFKLTQMTWETVTRIDETNWLQTFMGKEGYFILRGGDWEGNKGRQMELVGISDKLKLRTGHGAFELGKWMHIALVVDCSKGKDDYNEKYKLYVNGKQVKWDDQHRTDIDYQEIDLCAGNDGGKISIGRASDDRRFLCGALREARIWNVCRTVEQLKANATELQEEHPDGLLARWIFSPGASTTYVEDATNADYDLVMHICKYNNWTETDFPLERFGDAAEIVIPFN; encoded by the coding sequence ATGAAAATTGTAAAGTATTTCTTTTTCGCTTCACTGCTGGCATTAGGTGCGTGTGGTGATGACGATAATAATAAAGATAACGGAACGCTTGCCGATGTGGTTGAATTGAAAGTGGACCTTACGGATATCAGTATCGCGCAGGGTGATGAACGGATAGTGAATATCCTTTCCGGAAATGGTGAATATGTGGTGGTTTCCGCCAATGATAAGGTGGTGACGGCAGAAGTGGAAGGTAATACCGTGAAGCTAAAAGCTCTAGAAAGAGATAATCATGCACAAAGTGTGGTATACCTGACGGACAAATACGAACAGCGTGTCAAAATTATGGTGACTACGGCTGCGACATTTGATTTGAAACTCAGCCAAACTCTGTTCACGCTTTATTCGCAAGTGGAGGGTGCTGATGAGGCGGAAGTTCGTATTTATACTGGTAATGGTGGATATACGGTGGGCTTTCATCAGGAAGAAGGTGAGATCGCCGTTCCCGATTGCATACAACTTTATACCGACGCCCTGGAAGAAACGGAAAAGTTCAGAATCAAAGGTATTGCACAAGGAAGTGCGGAGCTTGAGGTGAAAGACCGACAAGGTAAAACAGCCTACGTGACCGTCAATGTGATTGCTCCGAAACCGATATTGACAGATGCCGATGAAGATGGAGTCACTATTAACGGAGCACAGGGTAAAAAAAAGGTACGTATCATCGGTGGTAACGGTGAGTATAAAATTCTAGATAGCGGTGATGCGAAAATTATGCGACTGGAAATCTATGGGAATGAAGTGACTGTAATCGGGCGCAGAGTAGGAACCACATCGTTCACAATAACAGATGCAAAAAATCAGGTATCGAAACAAATCACAGTGGACATCCTTCCAGGCGAGCCACAGTATATGAACTTGGGGCGCGACTATGGAGTTTGGACACATTTCGGAGAAATGGTCGGTGAAGGGGCGGCAGCTATCAAAGAGAAGACCAATAACTTTAAACTGACCCAGATGACTTGGGAAACTGTGACACGCATAGATGAGACGAATTGGTTGCAGACCTTTATGGGAAAAGAGGGATACTTTATTCTTCGCGGTGGTGACTGGGAAGGAAATAAAGGACGTCAGATGGAACTGGTTGGCATTAGTGATAAATTAAAACTAAGAACTGGACATGGCGCTTTCGAACTTGGAAAATGGATGCATATCGCTCTTGTGGTTGATTGTTCGAAAGGAAAAGACGATTATAACGAGAAATATAAGCTTTACGTTAACGGTAAACAAGTGAAGTGGGACGATCAGCATCGGACTGACATAGATTATCAGGAAATAGACCTTTGTGCAGGGAATGATGGTGGTAAAATCTCAATCGGAAGAGCGTCGGATGACAGACGTTTCCTTTGCGGTGCTTTGCGTGAAGCACGTATTTGGAATGTTTGCCGTACAGTCGAACAGTTGAAAGCCAATGCAACAGAGCTTCAAGAGGAACATCCGGATGGATTACTGGCACGCTGGATATTTTCACCGGGAGCTTCAACTACTTATGTGGAAGATGCCACTAATGCCGATTATGATTTGGTGATGCATATCTGTAAATACAACAATTGGACTGAAACGGATTTCCCATTGGAGAGATTTGGCGATGCTGCTGAGATTGTGATACCTTTTAACTAA